In the Phaeobacter piscinae genome, GACTGGATCAGCGTGGTATCTGTGGTGATCCGGCTCAGTACCTCGCCGGTCATGATCTGTTCATAGAACGCCGGGCTCATGCCAATGACACGGTCAAACACCGCCTTGCGGATATCAGCAACCACCCGCTCGCCCAGCCGTGTGACCAGCGCGTAACGCAGCCCGGTGCCTGCCGCCAACAGCGCAGCGATCACAAGGGCAGCGGCAAAATACTGATTGAGGAGCGCGGCTTCGGAGATCCGGAAATTGTCGACAACCCGACGTACCGCCAGCGGCAGGGTCAGCGATAGACCCGCTGTCAACACCAGCGCCAGCGTCGCCATGGCCATCAGCACACGATAGGGACGCATGAATGGCCACAGTGCGGAAAGAACACCAACTTTGCGTGATTTCTCGCGCTCTACATCCGCAGTCGGGACCGCTTGATTTCCCGCCATGTCAGCTCCTTCGACGTTCCGTGTGGCAGGTTCTCGAGCCTGCGCATCGCCAAGGTTCATGACTGCGCAAACCTCTAAGGTCAAGCGCACAGAGACCATCATCCCTGGCCATAGCGCCGCATGCCGCAGATCAACCAGACGTGCCGCGTTGTGAAGGGTGAGTGCGCAGGCGGCACAAGTAGCAGCTGATGTGGGACATCCTGGAGCGGGTAGCGGGAATCGAACCCGCACCTTAAGCTTGGAAGGCTCTTATGATACCATTTCACCATACCCGCTCAGGGAATTTGGTCTATAAATCGGTGCTTTCTGAGCGTCAAGCGGATCTGGCGTGAAAATCTCAAATTTCGCAGCTTCGCTTGGAACCATCGACTGCCGCAGATCTGATCTTTGGCCGTGTCAGCTGCCCAGCACGCGGCCAATCCACCCCTTGCGCGGCGCGTCGTCACCGGTGGGGTTTTCGGTGTCCGCGTCGTCTGCCTCCGCGTCGGCGCCAGCTGCCTCATCGGCTTCAACAGCGCTCTGAAACCGTTCGAAGAACTGATCGGCCATCTTCTTGGCAAAGCCATCAATGATACGGCTGCCCAGCTGCGCCAGCTTGCCACCGACCTTGGCCTCCACCTCATAGCTGAGAAGGGTCTGCCCATCATCGCCGTCGCTCAAAGTCACATGGGCATCCCCCTTGGCAAAACCGGCAGCGCCGCCCTTCCCCTCGCCGCGCAGGGTCAGGCTGTTTGGCGCATCGAGATCTGAAAGCGTCACAGTCCCGCGAAACGTCGCTTTCACCGGACCCACTTTCTGCACAACGACCGCCGTGAAGCCATCCTCGGCGGAGCCGTCCATCTCCTGACAGCCCGGCACCGCGTTCTTCAGGGTTTCGGCATCCAGCAACCCCTGCCAGACCTCGGCGCGCGGGGCAGCTATGGTGCGGGTATCGGCAAGTTTCATAAGCGCTATTCCTTCTTCTGGCGATCGGCTGGGGATCTCAATCCTAGCAGACAGCGGACGGCCTGCATGACATTGCATAGTCTAAACCGGAACCGCCCCGATATGCGACATTGGTTGCAGGCCAACGGTGGGCTACCCCGCCCTAACGCTTTCGGTCAACCTGTGCCGTCAGCTTGTTCTTGGCCATTGTCGGTCCAGATCGCAGAGCATGATCATCGCCTTCGACCTTTCGCCTATTGGTAGGTCCGCATCTCTGCTGTTAGCATGATTCTCGCCGACAGCAGCGCTTAAGTCACTGCAAGTGCCTGACCTATGCCACAGAACCAGCCGCCCGACCTCAGGAGCCTGATGACACAGACGTCCCCCACAACAGCCACGACGCAGAGCGCCACCGCCGATCCGCAAGGCTTGGCCCGCTTTGTCACCGCGCTGATCGTCGAGGATCATCCGCTGTTCTGCGACGCTTTGGCGATGACCTTGCGCGCGACAGTCGGGATTAGCACCATCGCAACCGCACCGACACTGGAACTGGCCATGGCCGAGATCGCCGATAAAGCGGCCCCCGATGCGGTGGTTCTGGATCTGAATCTGCCGGATGTTCATGGGCTGGACGGGCTTATCCGGTTACGCAACGCCACCAGCGCGCCGATCCTAGTCGTCTCATCCATGGCGGACAATCGGGTGATCAGTGCCGCCATTCACGCAGGTGCCGCAGGTTTCGTTCCCAAGCACAGCCAGCGCGAGATCTACATCAGCGCGTTCGACGCCATCGCAAAGGGCACGCCCTTTGTCCCGCCCGGCTACGTATTGTTGCCGCGCGACAGCGAAACGCAGGACGCGACCGGGCGACTGGCGACACTGACCAATCAGCAGGCGCGCATCTTGCAGCTGATCTGTGCTGGCAAACTGAACAAGCAGATCGCCTATGACCTGT is a window encoding:
- a CDS encoding LuxR C-terminal-related transcriptional regulator, which encodes MTQTSPTTATTQSATADPQGLARFVTALIVEDHPLFCDALAMTLRATVGISTIATAPTLELAMAEIADKAAPDAVVLDLNLPDVHGLDGLIRLRNATSAPILVVSSMADNRVISAAIHAGAAGFVPKHSQREIYISAFDAIAKGTPFVPPGYVLLPRDSETQDATGRLATLTNQQARILQLICAGKLNKQIAYDLSIAETTVKAHVTAIMRKLGVQSRTQAVLIAKETSFANVLQDLG
- a CDS encoding CoxG family protein → MKLADTRTIAAPRAEVWQGLLDAETLKNAVPGCQEMDGSAEDGFTAVVVQKVGPVKATFRGTVTLSDLDAPNSLTLRGEGKGGAAGFAKGDAHVTLSDGDDGQTLLSYEVEAKVGGKLAQLGSRIIDGFAKKMADQFFERFQSAVEADEAAGADAEADDADTENPTGDDAPRKGWIGRVLGS